A part of Longimicrobium sp. genomic DNA contains:
- a CDS encoding YaiO family outer membrane beta-barrel protein, with protein sequence MSFVGRGRVALLAASILLCGPAGAQETGCPVDLGCVRTPEPVAAAVEWRARLDYGHVRFGGADLDPWHTTTAEVSRKDPGATLIARLNWAQRFGQNGVQVEMDAYPRIARGTYAYLNAGYSEASIFPIARIGAEIYTSPASGTEASIGMRHLEFQNARATIFTGSAGLYRGNYYFSARPFITPQDDGTSVSGSLLARRYFSSPESYATLVVGAGTAPTESPLEFELGRANTYRVGLYGKTPLGGGLGVRWSTGYEHESLSDVQDRDRVSFSLGLDARL encoded by the coding sequence ATGAGCTTCGTGGGTCGCGGACGTGTCGCCCTGCTGGCGGCGTCGATCCTGTTGTGCGGGCCGGCGGGTGCCCAGGAAACGGGTTGCCCCGTTGACCTGGGATGCGTGCGGACGCCGGAGCCGGTTGCGGCGGCCGTGGAGTGGCGCGCGCGGCTGGACTACGGGCATGTGAGGTTCGGCGGGGCGGACCTGGACCCGTGGCACACCACCACGGCCGAAGTCTCGCGCAAGGACCCGGGCGCCACCCTGATCGCGCGGCTGAACTGGGCGCAGCGCTTCGGGCAGAACGGGGTGCAGGTGGAGATGGACGCGTATCCGCGCATCGCCCGCGGCACCTACGCATACCTGAACGCGGGGTATTCGGAGGCGTCCATCTTTCCCATCGCGCGGATCGGGGCGGAGATCTACACCAGCCCCGCCAGCGGAACGGAGGCCTCCATCGGAATGCGGCACCTGGAATTCCAGAACGCGCGCGCCACCATCTTCACGGGCTCGGCGGGGCTGTACCGGGGCAACTACTACTTCTCCGCGCGCCCCTTCATCACGCCGCAGGACGACGGCACCTCCGTTTCGGGCTCGCTCCTGGCGCGCCGCTACTTCTCGTCCCCCGAGTCGTACGCCACGCTCGTCGTCGGCGCGGGCACGGCGCCCACGGAGTCGCCGCTGGAGTTCGAACTGGGGCGCGCCAACACCTACCGCGTGGGCCTGTACGGAAAGACGCCGCTGGGCGGGGGTTTGGGCGTCCGCTGGTCCACCGGCTACGAGCACGAGTCGCTGAGCGATGTGCAGGACCGCGACCGTGTGTCGTTCAGCCTGGGCCTGGACGCGCGGCTGTGA